Within the Ranitomeya imitator isolate aRanImi1 chromosome 8, aRanImi1.pri, whole genome shotgun sequence genome, the region AGAAGCAACCTAGTTGATAAGATTGTTTTATTTAAAAGAGACTTGCTCTCATATCCTGTCCTGTAGAACATGATGCACAGAATTTTAGGAAGAACTGTGGAACACAGACTTCTCTAATTCAGGCACAAATTTCCAGAGTGggacatcatctctcgccttgaccctTCATTCTTGATATGGCCATTATGTCATGCTGGTGGGTCTTTGTAACAATAACTTTTTGTTTCTCGTACTTGCCACCAGGAACAAATAGTGATTGCTGGTTGATTGAGGGAGACAAGGGTTATGTTTGGTTGGCTATATGCAGTCAAAATCAACCACCTTACGAGACCATTCCTCAGCATATCAACAGTACAGTTCAAGATCTCAGGCTTAATGAAAATAAATTAAAGATAATAGGTTATGCTTCCCTATCCCGTTTTGGAAACCTGACAGATTTGAACCTAACCAAGAATGAAATCTCCTACATTGAAGATGGAGCCTTCCTTGGACAGTCCAATTTACTGATTCTTCAGCTTGGTTATAACAAGCTAACTAATTTGTCTGAGGGAATGCTTAGAGGTATGCCAAGGTTACAATTCCTCTTTGTTCAGCATAACCTGATAGAGGTGGTGACCCCAGGAGCGTTTTCTGAATGTTTGCACCTTATAAGCATTGACTTATCCTCTAACCGACTCCAAAAATTGGATAGTTCTACTTTTATTGGTCTTCAAGCACTGATTGCATGTGAACTGGCTGGAAATCCTTTTCATTGTGGTTGTGAGCTCTATGGCTTTCTCGATTGGCTTGTCATGTTTAACAATTTCACTCGCAATTATGATCGCTTGCAGTGTGAAAGTCCTCGGGAATTTGCTGGTTACCCACTCCTAAGTCCCAGACCTCACCACAGTCGAAATGCCATTACTGTTCTTCAAGCTCGATGCAAAAATGGAGGCATATTTTCTATTCCACGTGACAGGCCAACACCATTCATACCAGATTCTTTACATGATCCAGATGAAAATTCTGGCTATAGTCCTGGGGATGTTCTTTATCCTGAACCAACCCCTCCCTCCACTACTGACTCTTCTGTTATGCCTACCATTGATATTCATCATGTGACTGGTAGCTCTGCTACTTTGATTGTCACTATTCCATATCCATATAAAAAGATGTACATTTTGGTGCAGTATAATAATAGTGCTGTATATGATATAACAACCTTGAAGCACAAGAAGGAATATATAACATTAGACAAGCTGAAGGCTCATGTGAATTATACTTTCTGTGTGGCTTCCATTCGCAACTCAAAACGCTACAACCATACCTGCCTCTTTGTATTTACTCGTTCCAAGGATAAAGAAGAATTTTCCCCAAATACTTCCACCACTACACACTATATCATGACCATACTGGGCTGCCTCTTTGGTATGGTTATCATACTGGGAGTTGTCTATTACTGCTTAAGAAAAAAAAGGAtgcaagaagaaaagaaaaaatcactCAACGTAAAAAAGACTATTCTTGAAATGCGGTATGGTTCAGATGTTGACCCATGTCTGGGAGCCCATTCATCACAAAAAATGTCAGAGCATCCCATTCCTATATCTCGCATTTCTTCACTGCCTACTTCAGTTTCTGGGCTTGGGAGTGGAGATAAAGGTATTTCCAAACCTATGAATTCGCAAATGGGAACACCTAAAGGTCCAAAGGGAACAAACTACATGGAAGTCCGAAGTGGAGAAGGACTAGAAAGAGGTCAAAGAGGGATTTCAGGAGGGGATGAAGATGAAGAAGACTTTCGAGAACTAGACAACGGTGAAGGTTCAGCATCTGAGATATCAACAATTGCCAAGGAGGTAGATAAAGTGAACCAAATCATCAATAATTGCATTGATGCCCTAAAACTTGACACGGCTTCTTTTTTAGGCGGGGGGGACCCGGAGCTGGGCTACGATTGCCAGTCAATCCCTGCCAGTTCTTCGGGTCATCTGGAACGATTGAGCTTCCTCTCTCCTCCATACAAAGAGGGTGTTCATCCTCTTCAGCGTCAGCTGAGTGCAGACGCTGCCACAGTTGCGAAGAAACGTTGCAGCATTTCGTCTAGTGGCTCCATTAAAAGTGCCAGAGTCTTCAGCTTGGATGTACCTGATCAGCCTCTAAAGTGTGACTCTAAGTATATTGAGAAAAGCAGCCCTTTGAATAGCCCATTGGATCGACTTCCACTGGTATCTTCTTCCGGAGTCCACCATTTAGATGTCAAGCCTTCCTATCACTGTAGTGAACACCGTCACTCCTTTCCTGCTCTGTATTATGAGGAAAGCGCCGATACATTAAGCCAGAGAGTCAGCTTTCTGAAGCCACTTTCGCGCTCTAAGAGAGACTCTAGCTACTCTCAATTGTCACCTAGACACCATTTCTCTGGATACTCCTCCAGTCCAGAGTACTCTACTGAAAATACTCACAAGATTTGGGAGCGCTTCCGTCCTTATAAAAAGCACACCCGGGAAGAGGTGTACATAGCAGCTGGACATGCCTTGCGCAAAAAGGTCCAGTTTGCCAAAGGGGAGGACTTGCACGATATCTTGGATTACTGGAAAGGAGTGTCTGCTCAACAGAAACTGTAAATGACACCTACTAGGGTGCTTAGAGCCAGCTAGGGCTGTGGACATGTCTCTGCTGAGAATTGTGGTGCTGAAGCGCTACAGTTTGCTATTAAAGTTTACATTGGAGGTGGGGATGTACCCTCACAGAGGGGAGACAATTAGATTTGTGAGTTCTGCACAGGGAATGTTCTGGCACAGACCTCCTCCCCTTTTTAACACTTCTCCCTACATCTCCACACTATGTATTGGTgacttttttttccatttacatagttttgttgctaaatattttttttttcacatttttgcatTTGATTTTGTTAAAACAAAGAAATGTATTGCTCTAACTGTTGCAAGCTGATGTCATGCACTATCCCAATACCAATCCTCTGATTCTTTTAAATAATAATCTTCTTCCATGGTTTCTTTAGTACTTGTATAAATTGACAGCAATGAGTCATGACACAAAGCTGGCATTAAAGCAGCAATCTAACGATATGGTGAATATCTTCCTAGACCTCCGGAGAATAGTCTGTCCTGCTTACACTAATGAAATAGTAACCTTAAATAGAATTTGTCATCGCAAGCTTAAAATAACTTCTCCGTAGTAACTTTAAATGCTCTGTAATTTACAGGTATGTTGACCATGATTACTGGAGAAGTTTGAGTCAGCATAATATGTCCCATTATACATTTAACGTAGACTGCAAAGCTTCCCTTTTAATCTACACTACATATCAAACATCAATTATTTGGTTCATTTTTCTATAAATACCGTAGTTGTATTTGGCATTCACAATTCCATAGTGATTCTGTTTCATTACTTCTTTCTACTTctaatataccatatttttcaatGCGCTTAGCTGGCGGAAAGGAAAGTCCTAACTGACCTTAAGTGATCTGAAACTTGTACATACCGTTTGTAATAGTATCATATGTGTGAAAGTAAATTGAAATCATTTTCAACCTGTGGTTGAAAAATAACATAAAATTAGAATCTGAAAATGCAAAGCATTGCCAGTAGGCTGTAAAGCATAATTAGCCTTAAAATTTATTTACGTCTCCTTGCAGTTTTGCTAATACATGCATATGCTTCTGGTTACATAGAGTATTCTAAATTTGAGATTAGAAGTAGAGATCTGATGTTTTAAATGAGCACTAAATAAAATATCAGTAATTCATTCCTTAAAATCCCATAATATATCTCATATCAGCTAATTTTGGCCTCCTTTTTCTTATATTTCTTTGCCTGAATGATGTAAGGCAACTGCCTGCAGAAGGAGCCTCCCCCTTAGCTAAGTCCCACCTGACTTCCTTAGCTAAACTCCACCTGACTTCCTTAGCTAAATCCCACCTGACTTTATTAGCGAAGCCCCACCTGACATCCGCAGCTAAGTAACACACGACTTCCTTAGCTAAGTCCCACCTGACTTCCTTAGCTAAGTGCCACCTGGCTTCCTTAGCTAACCCTCACCTGACTTCATTAGCTAAGTCCCAACTGACATCGGCAGCTAAGTAACACATGACTTCCTTAGCTAAGTCCCCCTGACTTCCCTAGCTAAGTCCCACCTGACTTCCTTAGCTAAATCCCACCTGACTTTCTTAGCTAAGCCCCACCTGACTTCCTTAGCTAAGTCCCACCTGACGTCCGCAGCTAAGTAACACACGACTTCCTTAGCTAAGTCCCATCTGCCTTCCTTAGCTAAGTCCCACCTGACTTCCTTAGCTATGTGCCACCTGGCTTCCTTAGCTAAGCCTCACCTGACTTCCTTAGCTAAGTCCCAACTGACTTCCTTAGCTAAGTCCCACCTGACTTCCTTAGCTAAGCCCCACCTGACTTCCTTAGCTAAGTCCCACCTGTCTTTCGCAGCTAAGTCTCATCTGACTTCCTTAGCTAAGTCCCACCTGACTTCTTAGCTAAGTGCCACCTGACTTCCTTAGCTAAGCCCCACCTGACTTCCTTAGCTAAGTCCCAACTGTCTTCCGCAGCTAAGTCCCATCTGACTTCCTTAGCTAAGTCCCACCTGACTTCCTTAGCTAAGGAAATCAGGTGGGATTTAGCTAAGTTCCACCTGACTTCCTTAGATACGCCCCACCTGACTTCCTTAGCTAAGCTCCACCTGACTTCCTTAGCTAAGCCCCACCTGACTTCCTTAGCTAAGTCCTACCTGACTTCCTTACCTAAGCCCCTCCTGACTTCCTTAGCTAAGCCCCACCTGACTTCCTTAGCTAAGCCCCACCTGACTTCCTTAGCTAAGCCCCTCCTGACTTCCTTAGCTAAGCCCCTCCTGACTTCCTTAGCTAAGCCCCTCCTGACTTCCTTAGCTAAGCCCCACCTGACTTCCTTAGCTAAGCCCACCTGTCTTCCTTATCTAAGCACAAACTAGATCatcttttaggcctcattcagatgtctgctaTACATGAACatgttttctgtgtttttcacaagTAGAACACGTACCCTTTATAGTCCATAGTTGTTCACATGTTCTTGTTTTTGCAGACCACGCGTCGGCAAAAAAAATTTGCTATGAGATCTTAAACAGATGAATCAAAAGGATATTAACATCCATGTTTAAggttttctgcatttttttacaGGATTGTATGATTGAGGGGCTCACTAAAAACACATACTACAATGACAAAGTGGACACCTTTTTCTTCTGCATATTTCTATATTTCGTTTCTTGATTTAGTGTTCCTTAAAATCAAATTTAGATAACATTTATGAGTTTCCAATATTGTCTTTGATTAAATTGATAATTAGAATCATTTATATTAATGTGATAGTCGTACGGAGAATGGATTATGAAACAATAGCCTATCTATGGATAGTTCTTACTTAGCTTATGGGCCAAATAAGTTACAATGAAAAAGGAACACAATCTTGAACAAATTCTTTATATTCTGAGAACTCGCCTACTCTTCAAGGGTCTGTCTTCAATTGCATCTTTAGAATCAAAGACAATACAAAGTTAAATATGAGCTATAACACGTTTCATGATTTCAGCTTGcaacatcttttttttttgtagttAATCAGTGCATGTTTTTAACTTTTGTCACTTCTACATTGCCCTGTATTTCTTGACTTTTTAGAAGTTAATTGCCAAAATGGCATTTTTAGGTTCATATTTTATGTTAAAGAATACAAAATGCTGACACACATCGGAGGCAGTAAATTTTGTGGCTAATTACTAACCCACATAGATCAAACCTTATGAGGTATCTCAATGGTAGCACTCATTTCTGTCAACTGATATTCCCATGACTATTTTTCAGACTTCAAAATGGGTGCCTGTATTGTGAGTATGCTGCAGGTATATTTTAAAGGTTTAATGCTATGGTTTCAGAGATATCTTTTTAGCTTtttgttccaattttttttttggggggggggtggaatTGAGGTTATGGGAGGGTTTGGGAAAAAGGGATGGAGGGGAATGTAAACAAGACGATTGGCCAATGATTTTAAAGAGAGGAGATGCGAATTGTATTTTTTGCATGCATTagtgttaaaaaaaaactaaaaaaaatacgcAAGATGATGAAGTAAAGAGATATAAAAGCACTCAGCACATTTCACTTTTACAAGAAATCCAGCAGTGACACATGGAGATATCCTGCCTGCTGAGGATTCACTGGTATCTGATGGGACCTAGAAGAGAGAAATAATTTGCAGTCCGCCTCACTGTGTTTCTAAATATAATGAATCATCCAAACCTAGCTTTATGTAATAAAAAAATTGAATATGGACTGAAAAACTTGCAAATGCCTGCTAACAAGCCTGCCCAAAAGTATTGAGCCACACGCTGAGTAGTTTGACATCTCTCCATTGTCAACCTGGGCGCTCTAGTTTATCAACTCCGGTTAAGAACCATCAGTTTCTTGAGATTCAGGACAATGGTTTTTAATAGTACAATACATGGCAAAATAAGTTACCTGGGTACCACTACATTTGGTAGACATTATGGAGAAGTCGGTAGCAAATTTCATCAATCCCGTATGGTAAGTTTGATGTGACCAAAAATTACAATTTACCATAGAAGATTTAGCGCAAGTGTCAAATGAGATGGATAAGAAAATGAACGTGAACATTGTTGTTCGTTTTCAACAAACTTTTGTCCGCCGACTCAGTTATGTGTTGGAAAATGAACAAACTGATCTTTATTTACCTTGGGTCTCTGTTGTCAATCAgcatcgctgcagccaatcattgagctcctCTGTTTACattggcagagctgctgagctcagtgattgactgcagtgcttTTGATATGATATAATTTATTATTTTatctattatgctttgcttatgtagcgttatcttattccgcagcgctttacacacattatcatcatgtCACCATTGGGGCGCACaatttagattccctatcagtatgtctttggagtgtgggaggaaaccggagaacccagaggaaacccacgcaaacacggggagaacatacaaactccttgcagatgttgtccttggtgggatttgaacccaggaccccagcactgcagtgctaaccactgagccaccgtgtcacTGCATCCACACAACAGAGAATGGGGAAGTATAGGAGACTCAGCGTCATGCCCAAAGATGATAAAATGAGCtcagtttgttttgtttttacacatAGCTGAGCGTAAAGGTAAAAGTTTGGTGAAAGGGCGAATTCGCCACAAAAAAATTACTATTCTCTAACACATCATGATCTGATAAATCCACCAATGTCATGAACAAAATGATGTGGATGAAGTTACCAGTGTACTGGGCACCCGGAAAACACTGTTGACAAGAGTGACCAGGAAGAATATGGCCGAGTCTTTTATCGTGGACACTAGGTAACCATTTTTCAGATCTCTAGCTTGAAAAGCTTGGCTCAAATTTTTCTTTTTAGATTGTTGCCTATGAACATTAACATATAGTAAGTAAACTGTAACTAAATTTCCTATGGTATCACAGGACGGCTCCAGTACATTGACAAAGGTCTTAATTATCCTATATCCTCTGAGGTGGCTGAGATAACTCCTGATCTACTACTTATGAAGAGGGGTCATTTTTCATTTCTGGCCATTTCAAGTCCAATGCACAATGATATTTTGACAATTTGTTTTTGCGAACAGATCAATGGATAATAACCCAAAATATATTGGTGTTTAAATGATtgaagtctttaaagggaacctgtcacataggACTGCACTATCTGTGGAGAGCACGGTATAGTGAAGAGGAAGATGAACACATTGTTATATAGGTCGgttagaaaagattcagtataactagtATATTATTAATGGAAATCCCTTGGTGTtggtatgtacagttagggccagaaatatttggacagtgacacaattttcgcgagttgggctctgcatgccaccacattggatttgaaatgaaacctctacaacagaattcaagtgcagattgtaacgtttaatttgaagggttgaacaaaaatatctgatagaaaatgtaggaattgtacacatttctttacaaacactccacattttaggaggtcaaaagtaattggacaaataaacataacccaaacaaaatatttttattttcaatattttgttgcaaatcctttggaggcaatcactgccttaagtctggaacccatggacatcaccaaacgctaggtttcctccttcttaatgctttgccaggcctttagagccgcagccttcaggtcttgcttgtttgtgggtctttccgtcttaagtctggatttgagcaagtgaaatgcatgctcaattgggtttagatctggagattgacttggccattgcagaatgttccactttttggcactcatgaactcctgggtagctttggctgtatgcttggggtcattgtccatctgtactatgaagcgccgtccaatcaactttgcagcatttggctgaatctgggctgaaagtatatcccggtacacttcagaattcatccggctactcttgtctgctcttatgtcatcaataaacacaagtgacccagtgccattgaaagccatgcatgcccatgccatcacg harbors:
- the ELFN2 gene encoding protein phosphatase 1 regulatory subunit 29, whose product is MAIMSCWWVFVTITFCFSYLPPGTNSDCWLIEGDKGYVWLAICSQNQPPYETIPQHINSTVQDLRLNENKLKIIGYASLSRFGNLTDLNLTKNEISYIEDGAFLGQSNLLILQLGYNKLTNLSEGMLRGMPRLQFLFVQHNLIEVVTPGAFSECLHLISIDLSSNRLQKLDSSTFIGLQALIACELAGNPFHCGCELYGFLDWLVMFNNFTRNYDRLQCESPREFAGYPLLSPRPHHSRNAITVLQARCKNGGIFSIPRDRPTPFIPDSLHDPDENSGYSPGDVLYPEPTPPSTTDSSVMPTIDIHHVTGSSATLIVTIPYPYKKMYILVQYNNSAVYDITTLKHKKEYITLDKLKAHVNYTFCVASIRNSKRYNHTCLFVFTRSKDKEEFSPNTSTTTHYIMTILGCLFGMVIILGVVYYCLRKKRMQEEKKKSLNVKKTILEMRYGSDVDPCLGAHSSQKMSEHPIPISRISSLPTSVSGLGSGDKGISKPMNSQMGTPKGPKGTNYMEVRSGEGLERGQRGISGGDEDEEDFRELDNGEGSASEISTIAKEVDKVNQIINNCIDALKLDTASFLGGGDPELGYDCQSIPASSSGHLERLSFLSPPYKEGVHPLQRQLSADAATVAKKRCSISSSGSIKSARVFSLDVPDQPLKCDSKYIEKSSPLNSPLDRLPLVSSSGVHHLDVKPSYHCSEHRHSFPALYYEESADTLSQRVSFLKPLSRSKRDSSYSQLSPRHHFSGYSSSPEYSTENTHKIWERFRPYKKHTREEVYIAAGHALRKKVQFAKGEDLHDILDYWKGVSAQQKL